In Mus musculus strain C57BL/6J chromosome 9, GRCm38.p6 C57BL/6J, one genomic interval encodes:
- the Gorasp1 gene encoding Golgi reassembly-stacking protein 1: MGLGASSEQPAGGEGFHLHGVQENSPAQQAGLEPYFDFIITIGHSRLNKENDTLKALLKANVEKPVKLEVFNMKTMKVREVEVVPSNMWGGQGLLGASVRFCSFRRASEHVWHVLDVEPSSPAALAGLCPYTDYIVGSDQILQESEDFFTLIESHEGKPLKLMVYNSESDSCREVTVTPNAAWGGEGSLGCGIGYGYLHRIPTQPSSQHKKPPGATPPGTPATTSQLTAFPLGAPPPWPIPQDSSGPELGSRQSDFMEALPQVPGSFMEGQLLGPGSPSHGAADCGGCLRAMEIPLQPPPPVQRVMDPGFLDVSGMSLLDSSNISVCPSLSSSTVLTSTAVSVSGPEDIGSSSSSHERGGEATWSGSEFEISFPDSPGAQAQADHLPRLTLPDGLTSAASPEEGLSAELLEAQTEEPADTASLDCRAETEGRASQAQATPDPEPGL, encoded by the exons GTACAAGAGAACTCGCCGGCCCAGCAGGCAGGCCTGGAGCCCTACTTCGACTTCATCATCACCATCGGGCACTCGAGGCTG AACAAGGAGAACGACACGCTGAAGGCATTGCTGAAGGCCAATGTGGAGAAGCCGGTGAAGCTGGAGGTATTCAACATGAAGACCATGAAGGTGCGCGAGGTAGAGGTGGTGCCCAGCAACATGTGGGGCGGCCAGGGCCTCCTGGGAGCCAGCGTGCGCTTCTGTAGCTTCCGCAGGGCCAGCGAACACGTGTGGCATGTGCTG GATGTGGAGCCCTCTTCACCTGCTGCCTTGGCCGGCCTGTGCCCTTACACAGACTACATAGTTGGCTCTGACCAGATTCTCCAGGAG TCAGAAGACTTCTTTACTCTCATTGAGTCCCATGAGGGGAAGCCTCTGAAGCTGATGGTGTATAACTCGGAGTCCGACTCCTGCCGGGAGGTGACTGTGACTCCCAATGCAGCCTGGGGTGGAGAGGGCAG TCTGGGGTGTGGTATTGGTTATGGGTACCTGCATCGGATCCCAACGCAACCCTCCAGCCAGCACAAGAAGCCACCCGGTGCCACACCACCTGGCACTCCAGCTACGACCTCACAACTTACTGCCTTTCCTCTTGGTGCCCCACCACCTTGGCCTATCCCTCAGGACTCTTCTGGCCCAGAGTTGGGTTCCAGGCAGAGTGACTTCATGGAG GCCCTACCACAAGTCCCTGGTAGCTTTATGGAGGGACAGCTCCTTGGGCCTGGGAGTCCCAGCCATGGCGCTGCTGACTGTGGGGGATGCCTGCGTGCTATGGAGATCCCGCTTCAGCCTCCACCTCCAGTGCAGCGGGTCATGGACCCAG GCTTCCTGGATGTATCAGGCATGTCCCTCCTGGACAGCAGCAACATAAGCGTGTGCCCCAGCCTGTCATCTTCCACAGTGCTGACCTCCACAGCTGTTTCAGTCTCAGGACCAGAGGACATTGGTTCTAGCAGCAGTTCTCACGAGCGGGGTG GTGAAGCCACGTGGTCAGGGTCAGAGTTTGAGATCTCCTTCCCAGACAGTCCAGGTGCCCAGGCCCAGGCGGACCACCTGCCCCGGCTGACTCTCCCCGATGGCCTCACATCTGCGGCCTCACCTGAAGAAGGGCTGTCTGCAGAGCTGCTGGAAGCACAGACTGAGGAGCCGGCAGACACAGCCAGCCTGGattgcagggcagagactgagggGAGAGCCAGCCAAGCGCAGGCCACCCCAGATCCAGAGCCTGGGCTGTGA